In Pseudomonas deceptionensis, a single window of DNA contains:
- the fliQ gene encoding flagellar biosynthesis protein FliQ, producing the protein MTPEVAVDLFRSALWLTTVMVAVLVIPSLLVGLLVAMFQAATQINEQTLSFLPRLLVMLVTLIVAGPWLVQTFMEYILQLYGSIPQLIG; encoded by the coding sequence ATGACCCCAGAAGTTGCGGTTGACCTGTTTCGCAGTGCGTTGTGGCTGACCACGGTTATGGTCGCGGTGCTGGTGATCCCCAGTTTGCTGGTGGGGTTGCTGGTGGCGATGTTCCAGGCCGCGACCCAGATCAATGAACAAACCCTGAGCTTCCTTCCGCGTTTGCTGGTGATGCTGGTTACCCTGATCGTGGCGGGGCCGTGGCTGGTGCAGACTTTTATGGAATACATCCTGCAGTTGTACGGCAGCATTCCGCAGTTGATCGGCTAA
- the fliP gene encoding flagellar type III secretion system pore protein FliP (The bacterial flagellar biogenesis protein FliP forms a type III secretion system (T3SS)-type pore required for flagellar assembly.) gives MRLVVALLLALVAPLALGADPLSIPAITLGTGANGQQEYSVSLQILLIMTALSFIPAFVMLMTSFTRIIIVFSILRQALGLQQTPSNQILTGMALFLTMFIMAPVFDRVNQDALQPYLAEKLSAQDAILKAEVPIKDFMLAQTRSSDLELFMRLSKRTDIATPDAAPLTILVPAFVTSELKTAFQIGFMIFIPFLIIDLVVASVLMAMGMMMLSPLIISLPFKIMLFVLVDGWALIIGTLASSFGGV, from the coding sequence ATGCGTTTAGTTGTCGCGCTGTTGTTGGCGCTGGTCGCGCCATTGGCGTTAGGGGCTGACCCGCTGTCGATCCCGGCCATCACGCTGGGTACCGGGGCTAACGGCCAGCAGGAATATTCGGTCAGCCTGCAAATTTTGCTGATCATGACCGCGCTGAGCTTTATTCCGGCGTTCGTCATGCTGATGACCAGCTTTACGCGGATCATCATTGTGTTCTCGATCCTGCGTCAGGCCCTGGGTTTGCAGCAGACCCCGTCCAACCAGATCCTGACGGGGATGGCGTTGTTTCTAACTATGTTCATCATGGCGCCGGTGTTCGACCGGGTGAACCAGGACGCCTTGCAGCCCTACCTTGCGGAGAAGCTCTCGGCCCAGGACGCGATTCTCAAGGCCGAAGTGCCGATCAAGGACTTTATGCTGGCGCAAACCCGCAGCAGCGACCTTGAGCTGTTTATGCGCCTGTCCAAGCGCACCGACATCGCCACCCCGGATGCCGCGCCTCTGACCATTCTGGTCCCGGCGTTTGTCACCTCGGAGCTTAAAACCGCGTTCCAGATCGGCTTCATGATCTTCATCCCGTTTTTGATCATCGACCTGGTAGTCGCCAGTGTCCTGATGGCCATGGGCATGATGATGCTGTCGCCGCTGATCATCTCGCTGCCGTTCAAAATCATGTTGTTTGTGCTGGTGGATGGCTGGGCGCTGATTATCGGCACGCTGGCCAGCAGTTTCGGCGGAGTGTGA
- the fliO gene encoding flagellar biosynthetic protein FliO, translated as MKRVLGGLLAFPVTVLAAEPLASATTVAAPVVGSSIGGQLTQLVLGLLLVLGLIFALAWLLRRVQQTGPRQGQVIELISSRALGARDRLVLVQVGNEQILLGLTPGRITPLHVLKEPVQVPGTSQPATPEFAKRLMEILGQQKDKP; from the coding sequence GTGAAGCGGGTTCTCGGCGGTTTACTCGCGTTCCCCGTCACCGTGCTGGCGGCTGAGCCGTTGGCCAGCGCCACGACGGTTGCTGCGCCCGTTGTCGGCAGCAGCATCGGCGGGCAATTGACGCAGCTGGTGCTGGGCTTGCTGCTGGTGCTGGGGCTGATTTTTGCCCTGGCCTGGCTGCTGCGCCGAGTGCAACAGACCGGGCCGCGCCAGGGGCAGGTGATCGAACTGATCAGCTCCCGGGCCTTGGGCGCGCGTGATCGGCTGGTGCTGGTGCAGGTCGGCAACGAGCAGATCCTGCTCGGCCTTACACCGGGCCGTATCACCCCGCTGCACGTGCTCAAGGAACCGGTGCAAGTGCCAGGTACTTCACAGCCGGCAACCCCTGAATTTGCCAAGCGGCTGATGGAAATACTGGGTCAGCAAAAGGACAAGCCGTAA
- the fliN gene encoding flagellar motor switch protein FliN, whose amino-acid sequence MANEHDTTAADQALADEWAAALEETGDVGQADIDALLAADAATKPTSNRLAMEEFGSVARNNQPVTLDGPNLDVILDIPVSISMEVGSTDINIRNLLQLNQGSVIELDRLAGEPLDVLVNGTLIAHGEVVVVNEKFGIRLTDVISPSERIKKLR is encoded by the coding sequence ATGGCTAACGAACACGATACAACTGCTGCAGACCAGGCGCTGGCTGATGAATGGGCCGCCGCGCTGGAAGAAACCGGCGATGTTGGCCAGGCAGATATCGACGCGTTGCTGGCTGCCGATGCGGCGACCAAACCGACCTCCAACCGTCTGGCGATGGAAGAGTTCGGCAGCGTTGCGCGCAATAACCAGCCGGTCACGCTCGATGGTCCCAATCTGGACGTGATTCTGGATATTCCGGTGTCGATTTCCATGGAAGTGGGCAGCACCGACATCAACATCCGTAACCTGCTGCAACTCAACCAGGGTTCGGTGATCGAGCTTGACCGCCTGGCCGGAGAACCGCTGGACGTGCTGGTAAACGGCACCCTGATCGCTCACGGCGAAGTGGTGGTGGTCAACGAAAAGTTCGGCATCCGCCTGACTGACGTGATCAGCCCAAGCGAACGCATCAAGAAGCTGCGCTAA
- the fliM gene encoding flagellar motor switch protein FliM, translating into MAVQDLLSQDEIDALLHGVDDGLVQAETAAEPGSVKSYDLTSQDRIVRGRMPTLEMINERFARYTRISMFNLLRRSADVAVGGVQVMKFGEYVHSLYVPTSLNLVKIKPLRGTALFILDAKLVFKLVDNFFGGDGRHAKIEGREFTPTELRVVRMVLEQAFIDLKEAWQAIMEVNFEYINSEVNPAMANIVGPSEAVVVSTFHIELDGGGGDLHVTMPYSMIEPVREMLDAGFQSDLDDQDERWSKALREDVLDVSVPISATVARRQLRLRDILHMQPGDVIPIELEDELVMRANGVPSFKVKLGSHKGNLALQVVEPIGRR; encoded by the coding sequence ATGGCCGTGCAAGACCTGCTGTCCCAGGATGAGATCGACGCGCTGTTGCATGGCGTGGATGACGGTCTGGTACAGGCCGAAACAGCTGCCGAGCCCGGCAGTGTCAAAAGCTACGACCTGACCAGTCAGGACCGCATTGTCCGGGGGCGCATGCCGACCCTGGAGATGATCAACGAACGTTTCGCCCGTTATACCCGCATCAGCATGTTCAACCTGCTGCGCCGTTCGGCAGACGTGGCCGTGGGCGGGGTGCAAGTGATGAAGTTCGGCGAGTACGTGCACTCACTGTACGTGCCCACCAGCCTCAACCTGGTCAAGATCAAGCCTTTGCGCGGTACGGCGCTGTTTATCCTCGACGCCAAGCTGGTGTTCAAGCTGGTGGACAACTTCTTTGGCGGCGACGGCCGCCACGCCAAGATCGAAGGCCGTGAATTCACCCCCACTGAGTTGCGGGTGGTGCGCATGGTGCTGGAGCAGGCCTTCATCGACTTGAAGGAAGCCTGGCAGGCGATCATGGAAGTCAACTTCGAGTACATCAACTCGGAAGTGAACCCGGCCATGGCCAACATCGTAGGCCCCAGCGAAGCCGTTGTGGTGTCCACCTTTCACATCGAACTCGACGGCGGTGGCGGCGACCTGCACGTGACCATGCCGTACTCGATGATCGAGCCGGTGCGCGAAATGCTCGACGCCGGTTTCCAGTCCGACCTCGACGATCAGGACGAGCGCTGGAGCAAGGCCCTGCGCGAAGACGTGCTCGACGTCAGCGTGCCGATCAGTGCCACGGTGGCCCGTCGCCAATTGCGCCTGCGGGACATCTTGCACATGCAACCCGGTGACGTGATCCCGATCGAGCTGGAAGACGAATTGGTGATGCGCGCCAATGGCGTGCCCTCGTTCAAGGTCAAGCTGGGCTCCCACAAGGGCAATCTGGCCTTGCAGGTTGTTGAACCCATCGGTCGGCGTTAA
- the fliL gene encoding flagellar basal body-associated protein FliL, whose protein sequence is MATNDAVNEPATKGKLKLIILIVVAVLLAIGLSVGATWYFMHSPKSEPVPEVDASVKLPAIYEPMAPAFVVNYSANGRQRYMQVTMTLQARNPEDLKALKVHMPVIRNNLVMLFSGQVFDDLATPVGQEILRQKATASVQEVAQKELGKVVIDQVLFTNFVLQ, encoded by the coding sequence ATGGCGACGAACGACGCGGTAAATGAACCGGCCACTAAAGGCAAACTCAAGCTGATTATCCTGATCGTCGTGGCTGTGCTGCTGGCGATTGGCCTGTCCGTGGGCGCCACCTGGTATTTCATGCACAGCCCCAAGAGCGAGCCTGTGCCCGAGGTGGATGCCAGCGTCAAACTGCCTGCGATTTATGAGCCCATGGCTCCGGCCTTTGTGGTCAATTACAGCGCCAACGGCCGCCAGCGTTACATGCAAGTGACCATGACCTTGCAGGCGCGCAATCCCGAGGATCTCAAGGCGCTTAAAGTGCATATGCCGGTGATCCGCAACAACCTGGTGATGCTGTTCTCCGGGCAGGTTTTCGACGACCTGGCCACTCCGGTGGGTCAGGAAATACTGCGCCAGAAAGCCACTGCCAGCGTGCAGGAAGTTGCGCAAAAAGAACTCGGCAAAGTGGTTATCGATCAGGTGCTCTTTACTAACTTTGTATTGCAGTAG
- a CDS encoding flagellar hook-length control protein FliK, whose product MPLAAQSLLQTPAAAAPKAAAGSAAQPVRPVTQPFSQVYAKASDPAPAVADSGNSLPGGKASDAASTDQDDSAGKPGDEVAVADPLALQPVTPPPVPVVEVAPEAVPVPPEVQVAQLAVQTPLPPVADDTFDPEADPLDAMPAVRLAMEQGGHVSPSSQTPVKNVSGETAPTTAQGQAGGIAMLVDGETDASTPGEGGEKAFKGLVDDGLKDLKNAASDTRVDDFANRLAALTQAAVPKAVNALPVNQPLAMHQSGWSEEVVNRVMYLSSANLKSADIKLEPAELGRLDIRVNIAADQSAQVNFVSGHAGVREALDSQMHRLREMMAQQGMGQVDVNVSDQPRNWQGQQGQEQQARSGGDGQRLGSVIDEEPIEVAVAPSIVLGSSAVDYYA is encoded by the coding sequence ATGCCTCTTGCCGCCCAATCACTGCTTCAGACACCTGCCGCTGCTGCGCCCAAAGCTGCGGCTGGAAGCGCTGCGCAGCCTGTCAGACCCGTGACACAGCCCTTTTCACAGGTATATGCAAAGGCGTCAGACCCGGCGCCTGCCGTTGCCGATAGCGGCAACTCCTTGCCTGGCGGCAAGGCCAGTGACGCAGCCAGCACCGATCAGGATGACAGTGCTGGCAAGCCGGGCGACGAGGTGGCAGTCGCCGACCCGCTTGCCCTGCAACCCGTCACGCCACCCCCGGTCCCGGTTGTTGAGGTTGCACCTGAAGCGGTGCCCGTGCCCCCTGAGGTGCAAGTGGCGCAACTGGCAGTTCAAACTCCGCTGCCACCGGTGGCCGACGACACCTTCGACCCTGAAGCGGACCCGCTGGACGCGATGCCTGCCGTGCGCCTGGCGATGGAGCAGGGCGGGCATGTTTCCCCTTCCAGCCAGACTCCCGTCAAGAACGTATCCGGCGAAACCGCGCCTACCACGGCCCAGGGGCAGGCTGGCGGGATCGCCATGCTGGTGGATGGGGAAACCGATGCCTCCACCCCCGGTGAAGGCGGTGAGAAAGCGTTCAAAGGGTTGGTCGATGACGGCCTCAAAGACCTGAAGAATGCCGCCAGCGATACCCGGGTCGATGACTTTGCCAATCGTCTGGCAGCCCTTACCCAGGCGGCGGTGCCGAAGGCCGTGAATGCGCTGCCGGTCAATCAGCCGCTGGCCATGCATCAAAGCGGCTGGTCTGAGGAAGTGGTCAACCGCGTGATGTACCTCTCCAGTGCCAACCTCAAATCGGCTGATATCAAGCTGGAACCGGCGGAGCTGGGGCGTCTGGATATTCGTGTCAACATTGCTGCCGACCAGTCGGCGCAAGTCAATTTTGTCAGTGGCCATGCCGGTGTTCGCGAGGCGCTGGACAGCCAGATGCACCGTTTGCGCGAAATGATGGCCCAGCAGGGCATGGGGCAGGTTGACGTCAACGTGTCAGACCAGCCGCGCAACTGGCAGGGGCAGCAGGGTCAGGAGCAACAGGCCCGCAGTGGTGGCGATGGTCAGCGATTGGGCAGCGTCATCGATGAAGAACCGATAGAAGTGGCCGTTGCGCCAAGCATAGTACTGGGCTCCAGTGCAGTGGATTACTACGCGTAA
- a CDS encoding Hpt domain-containing protein — MSEIHMDPKVVSALRDVMEGGFADLLDTFLSDSEERIGQLHSTREAGDLTLVAHSFKGSSSNMGAIRLAHLCGLLEERAQKKQLAGIQELVIKIDDEYQMVRRLYRAERQRYAPPHFAAG, encoded by the coding sequence GTGTCTGAGATTCATATGGATCCGAAAGTGGTCAGTGCATTACGTGACGTGATGGAAGGCGGTTTTGCAGACCTGCTGGACACCTTCCTCTCCGATTCCGAAGAGCGTATTGGCCAATTGCACAGCACGCGCGAAGCCGGTGACCTGACACTGGTCGCCCACAGCTTCAAAGGCAGCAGCAGCAACATGGGCGCCATTCGTTTGGCGCATCTGTGCGGGCTGCTTGAAGAGCGGGCGCAAAAAAAACAACTGGCCGGCATCCAGGAGCTGGTGATCAAGATCGACGATGAATACCAAATGGTACGGCGACTTTATCGCGCCGAGCGCCAGCGTTATGCACCACCCCATTTTGCGGCCGGCTGA
- a CDS encoding ATP-binding SpoIIE family protein phosphatase, producing the protein MERLQRLQQTVLQQRDLIARHNDYLLNEQRVAKAVFDRVAHSGCLSAPNIRYLQSPYALFNGDLLLAAYTPTGDTHLLLADFTGHGLPAAIGAMPLAEVFYSMTAKGYGLAEMLREMNAKLKRILPVDMFCCATLLCVSAQRRCVEVWNGGMPDGYLQAGGQRTALTSQHLPLGVLRAEKFDHCTRVLPMLPGDQLLLLTDGVLDTCGPDEQLFGVERLERVLDANCQPQQLIAEIEQALRDFQGQARDDVSMVQITSQLPAFLGVPAVTYSDSGQCSPLDWSASFEFRAPTLQQFNPLPYVLQLLMEVHGLRAQGAVIHAVLSELYANALEHGVLGLDSRLKRDVEGFAHYYQQRNERLVSLQSGFVRISVQVEPVGAGGRLVIRVEDSGQGFDVARLMARPLDLDRLSGRGVSLVRQLCPAAHWAPDGRSATVEFSWEALA; encoded by the coding sequence ATGGAGCGCCTGCAGCGTCTGCAGCAAACGGTCTTGCAGCAGCGAGACCTGATTGCCCGGCACAACGACTACCTGCTCAATGAACAGCGGGTGGCCAAGGCGGTATTTGATCGGGTAGCGCATTCGGGCTGCCTGAGTGCGCCCAATATCCGCTACCTTCAATCGCCGTATGCCTTGTTCAACGGTGACTTGTTGCTGGCAGCCTACACGCCGACCGGGGACACCCACTTGCTGCTCGCCGACTTCACCGGCCACGGTTTGCCGGCGGCCATTGGCGCCATGCCGCTGGCGGAAGTGTTCTACAGCATGACGGCCAAGGGCTATGGCCTGGCTGAAATGCTTCGGGAAATGAACGCCAAGCTCAAACGTATCCTGCCCGTCGACATGTTCTGCTGCGCCACCTTGCTGTGTGTCAGCGCGCAGCGGCGGTGCGTCGAGGTCTGGAATGGCGGGATGCCCGATGGTTACTTGCAGGCTGGCGGCCAGCGCACGGCATTGACCTCGCAACACTTGCCATTGGGGGTATTGCGGGCGGAGAAGTTCGACCATTGCACCCGAGTGTTGCCGATGCTGCCCGGTGACCAACTGCTGTTATTGACCGACGGCGTGCTCGATACCTGCGGCCCGGACGAGCAACTGTTCGGGGTCGAGCGTCTGGAGCGGGTGCTGGATGCCAATTGTCAGCCGCAGCAGTTGATCGCCGAGATCGAGCAGGCCCTGCGCGATTTCCAGGGCCAGGCCCGCGATGATGTGAGCATGGTGCAGATCACTTCGCAGTTGCCTGCGTTTTTGGGCGTGCCTGCGGTGACCTATTCCGACAGCGGTCAATGCAGCCCGCTGGACTGGTCGGCCAGCTTTGAATTTCGGGCGCCAACCCTGCAACAGTTCAATCCACTGCCTTACGTGCTGCAATTGCTGATGGAAGTTCACGGGCTGCGTGCGCAAGGGGCGGTGATTCATGCGGTGCTGTCTGAGCTTTACGCCAACGCCCTGGAGCATGGGGTGCTGGGGCTCGATTCGCGCCTCAAGCGGGATGTTGAAGGGTTTGCGCATTACTACCAGCAGCGCAATGAACGCCTGGTCTCGCTGCAAAGCGGGTTTGTGCGGATATCGGTGCAGGTCGAGCCGGTAGGGGCGGGTGGTCGTCTGGTTATCCGGGTTGAAGACAGCGGCCAGGGCTTTGATGTTGCCAGGCTCATGGCCAGACCGCTTGATTTAGACCGTTTGTCGGGGCGCGGGGTGAGTTTGGTACGCCAGCTCTGCCCTGCAGCGCACTGGGCACCGGATGGTCGCAGTGCGACCGTAGAGTTTTCATGGGAGGCTCTGGCATAA
- a CDS encoding STAS domain-containing protein produces MAVTSEVSADGSKLTIAIKGRFDFAKHQEFRDAYEELSPAPACVVVDLKEATYLDSSALGMLLLLREHSGGDDSDIRVVNSNPDVRKILGISNFDKLFDIN; encoded by the coding sequence ATGGCAGTGACATCGGAAGTTTCGGCAGATGGCAGCAAGCTGACGATCGCAATCAAGGGTCGGTTCGACTTTGCCAAGCATCAGGAATTTCGCGACGCTTACGAAGAACTCAGCCCTGCGCCCGCGTGCGTAGTGGTGGATTTGAAAGAGGCGACCTACCTCGACAGCTCGGCGCTGGGCATGCTGTTGCTGTTGCGAGAACACTCGGGCGGTGATGACTCCGATATCCGGGTGGTCAACAGCAACCCGGACGTACGCAAGATTCTCGGCATTTCCAACTTCGACAAGTTGTTCGATATCAATTGA
- the fliJ gene encoding flagellar export protein FliJ — MAGDSRAARLAPVVDMAEKTEKAAAQRLGHFQGQVNLANSKLGDLENFRGEYQAQWVDRGSQGVSGQWLRNYQYFLGQLETAVGQQRQSLVWHQNNLDKARETWQTAYARVEGLRKLVQRYADEARQLEDKREQKLMDELAQRLPRKEVY; from the coding sequence ATGGCCGGTGATTCAAGAGCGGCGCGCCTGGCGCCGGTGGTCGACATGGCCGAAAAGACCGAGAAGGCTGCAGCTCAGCGATTGGGGCACTTTCAAGGGCAGGTCAACCTCGCGAACAGCAAGCTGGGGGATCTGGAAAACTTTCGTGGCGAGTACCAGGCGCAGTGGGTTGATCGCGGCAGCCAGGGCGTGTCGGGCCAATGGCTGCGCAACTATCAATACTTCCTCGGCCAGCTGGAAACCGCCGTTGGCCAGCAGCGCCAAAGCCTGGTGTGGCATCAAAACAACCTCGACAAGGCCCGGGAGACCTGGCAAACGGCCTATGCCCGGGTTGAAGGGCTGCGCAAACTGGTGCAGCGCTACGCCGACGAAGCCCGCCAGCTTGAAGACAAGCGCGAGCAAAAGCTGATGGACGAGCTGGCCCAGCGGTTGCCGCGCAAAGAAGTCTACTGA
- the fliI gene encoding flagellar protein export ATPase FliI — MHLKRTSFAKRLSTYAPAVSLPVQPVVEGRLLRMVGLTLEAEGLRAAMGSRCLVINDDSFHPVEVEAEVMGFSGGKIFLMPVGSVAGIAPGARVVPLADNGRLPMGMSMLGRVLDGAGRALDGKGPMKAEDWVPMDGPTINPLKRDPISVPLDVGIRSINGLLTVGRGQRLGLFAGTGVGKSVLLGMMTRFTEADIIVVGLIGERGREVKEFIEHILGTEGLKRSVVVASPADDAPLMRLRAAMYCTRIAEYFRDKGKNVLLLMDSLTRFAQAQREIALAIGEPPATKGYPPSVFAKLPKLVERAGNAEAGGGSITAFYTVLSEGDDQQDPIADSARGVLDGHIVLSRRLAEEGHYPAIDIEASISRVMPSVVTEEHMRRAQQFKQLWSRFQQARDLISVGAYVPGGDRETDTAIALQPAMQAYLRQGLNDNISLAESGGHLGSIFAPAAGG, encoded by the coding sequence ATGCACCTTAAGCGCACCAGCTTTGCCAAGCGCCTGAGCACCTATGCCCCGGCCGTGTCTTTGCCTGTGCAGCCGGTGGTCGAAGGTCGCCTGCTGCGTATGGTCGGCCTGACCCTTGAAGCCGAAGGCCTGCGCGCCGCCATGGGCAGCCGCTGCCTGGTGATTAACGACGACAGCTTTCACCCGGTGGAAGTCGAAGCCGAAGTGATGGGGTTCTCGGGTGGCAAAATCTTCCTGATGCCCGTGGGCAGCGTCGCCGGGATCGCGCCGGGCGCCCGGGTGGTGCCCCTGGCCGATAACGGCCGCTTGCCCATGGGCATGAGCATGCTCGGGCGGGTGCTGGATGGCGCCGGGCGCGCCCTGGACGGCAAGGGTCCGATGAAGGCTGAAGACTGGGTGCCGATGGACGGCCCCACCATCAACCCGCTCAAGCGCGACCCCATCAGCGTACCGCTGGACGTGGGCATTCGCAGCATCAACGGTTTATTGACGGTCGGACGCGGTCAGCGTCTGGGTCTATTCGCTGGTACCGGCGTGGGCAAGAGTGTGCTGCTGGGCATGATGACCCGTTTCACCGAAGCCGACATCATCGTGGTGGGCCTGATCGGCGAGCGGGGGCGCGAGGTGAAGGAGTTCATTGAGCATATCCTCGGCACCGAAGGCCTCAAGCGTTCGGTGGTGGTGGCATCGCCTGCGGATGACGCGCCGCTCATGCGTTTGCGGGCGGCCATGTACTGCACGCGGATTGCCGAATATTTTCGCGACAAGGGCAAGAACGTCCTGTTGTTGATGGACTCGCTGACGCGATTCGCCCAGGCCCAGCGGGAAATCGCCCTGGCCATTGGCGAGCCGCCTGCGACCAAGGGTTACCCGCCTTCGGTGTTCGCCAAATTGCCCAAGCTGGTAGAGCGCGCGGGTAATGCCGAAGCCGGTGGCGGCTCGATTACCGCGTTCTATACCGTCTTGTCCGAAGGCGATGACCAGCAGGACCCGATTGCCGACTCGGCGCGGGGCGTGCTCGATGGCCATATCGTGTTGTCCCGGCGTCTGGCCGAAGAAGGGCATTACCCGGCCATCGACATCGAAGCCTCCATCAGCCGCGTGATGCCGTCGGTGGTGACGGAAGAGCACATGCGCCGGGCGCAGCAGTTCAAGCAGCTGTGGTCGCGCTTCCAGCAAGCGCGGGACCTGATCAGTGTGGGTGCCTACGTGCCGGGCGGCGACCGCGAAACCGACACCGCCATTGCCCTGCAACCGGCCATGCAGGCGTACTTGCGCCAGGGCCTGAACGACAATATCAGCCTGGCCGAGAGTGGCGGCCACCTGGGCTCGATTTTCGCGCCTGCTGCGGGGGGTTAA
- the fliH gene encoding flagellar assembly protein FliH codes for MSSGESPGDVIRAKDVGAFDVWGLPSFDPWREPEEPEPEPVEELPVESEEVPLEEVQPLTLEELESIRQEAWNEGFATGEREGFHSTQLKVRQEAEIALSAKVDSLERLMSSLLAPLAEQDQQLEKAMVGLVEHMTRQVIQRELKTDSTQIEKVLREGLKLLPMGAENIRLFINPQDFDQIKALRERHDEHWRILEDDTLQPGGCRIETEHSRIDASIETRIKQAMNQLLDQLHEQSLHPAAPDIDIDLDAP; via the coding sequence GTGAGCAGCGGCGAGTCCCCCGGTGATGTGATCCGCGCCAAGGATGTGGGTGCCTTCGATGTATGGGGGCTGCCCAGCTTTGACCCGTGGCGCGAACCTGAAGAACCCGAGCCCGAGCCGGTCGAAGAACTGCCGGTGGAGAGCGAAGAAGTGCCGCTGGAAGAAGTCCAGCCACTGACCCTCGAAGAACTCGAAAGCATTCGTCAGGAAGCCTGGAACGAAGGCTTCGCCACGGGTGAGAGAGAAGGTTTTCACAGCACTCAGCTCAAGGTTCGCCAGGAAGCTGAAATCGCCTTGAGCGCCAAGGTCGACAGCCTCGAACGCTTGATGAGCAGCTTGCTGGCGCCGCTTGCCGAGCAGGACCAGCAACTGGAAAAAGCCATGGTCGGCCTGGTCGAACACATGACCCGGCAAGTGATCCAGCGCGAACTGAAAACCGATTCCACACAGATCGAGAAAGTGCTGCGTGAAGGCCTGAAACTGTTGCCGATGGGCGCCGAGAACATTCGGTTGTTTATCAATCCGCAGGACTTCGACCAGATCAAAGCCCTGCGCGAACGCCATGACGAGCACTGGCGGATTCTTGAAGACGACACCCTGCAGCCCGGCGGTTGCCGTATTGAAACCGAACACAGCCGCATCGATGCCAGCATCGAAACCCGCATCAAACAGGCCATGAACCAGTTGCTCGACCAGCTTCACGAGCAGTCGCTGCACCCGGCGGCGCCTGATATCGACATCGACCTCGATGCACCTTAA
- the fliG gene encoding flagellar motor switch protein FliG encodes MSDNRAAVNAKLSRVDKAAILLLSLGETDAAQVLRHMGPKEVQRVGVAMAQMRNVHREQVEQVMSEFVEIVGDQTSLGVGSDSYIRKMLTSALGEDKANGLIDRILLGGNTSGLDSLKWMEPRAVADVIRFEHPQIQAIVVAYLDPDQAGEVLGHFDQKARLDIILRVSSLNTVQPAALKELNQILEKQFAGNSNAARTSLGGVKRAADIMNFLDSSMEAQLMDSIRDIDEDLSGQIEDLMFVFNNLADVDDRGIQALLREVSSDVLVLALKGSDENVQEKIFKNMSKRAAELLRDDLEAKGPVRVSDVETAQKEILTIARRMAEAGDIVLGGKGGEEMI; translated from the coding sequence ATGAGTGACAACCGAGCAGCCGTTAACGCCAAACTCAGCCGCGTCGACAAGGCCGCGATCCTGCTGCTGTCGCTCGGCGAAACCGATGCGGCCCAGGTGCTGCGGCACATGGGGCCCAAGGAAGTGCAGCGGGTAGGCGTGGCCATGGCACAAATGCGCAACGTGCACCGCGAGCAGGTTGAGCAGGTGATGAGCGAGTTCGTCGAGATCGTCGGCGATCAGACCAGCCTTGGCGTTGGCTCCGACAGCTACATCCGCAAAATGCTCACCTCGGCCCTGGGCGAAGACAAGGCCAACGGCCTGATCGACCGCATTCTGCTGGGTGGCAACACCAGCGGCCTCGACAGCCTTAAGTGGATGGAGCCGCGGGCCGTGGCCGACGTGATCCGCTTCGAACACCCGCAAATCCAGGCCATCGTCGTTGCCTATCTGGACCCGGATCAGGCCGGCGAAGTGCTCGGCCACTTCGATCAGAAGGCGCGTCTTGACATCATCCTGCGGGTCTCGTCGCTCAATACCGTGCAGCCGGCGGCGCTCAAAGAGCTGAACCAGATCCTCGAAAAACAGTTCGCCGGCAACTCCAACGCGGCGCGCACCTCACTGGGTGGCGTCAAGCGGGCGGCCGATATCATGAACTTCCTCGACAGTTCGATGGAAGCGCAGTTGATGGACTCGATCCGCGACATCGACGAAGACCTGTCCGGCCAGATCGAAGACCTGATGTTCGTGTTCAACAACCTGGCCGATGTCGATGACCGCGGCATTCAGGCGCTGCTGCGCGAAGTGTCTTCGGACGTGCTGGTGCTGGCGCTCAAGGGCTCCGACGAAAACGTCCAGGAAAAGATCTTCAAGAACATGTCCAAGCGTGCCGCCGAATTGCTGCGCGACGATCTGGAAGCCAAGGGCCCGGTGCGCGTCAGCGATGTCGAAACTGCGCAGAAGGAAATCCTCACCATCGCCCGCCGTATGGCCGAAGCCGGAGACATTGTTCTCGGCGGGAAGGGCGGCGAAGAGATGATTTAA